A window from Mycobacterium saskatchewanense encodes these proteins:
- a CDS encoding MBL fold metallo-hydrolase — MRGADRGKRLVDVSVIETSGLGDRSYLVSDGVVAVAIDPQRDIDRVLESAGDLRITHVLETHIHNDYVTGGLALALAVGAEYVLPAGEDVEFARRAVGDGDRIDSGGIHLDVLLTPGHTHHHVSYVLRDDAGETVGVFTGGSMLFGSTGRTDLVGDEHTGELTRLQYHSVRRLADELPAATAVYPTHGFGSFCSAAPTDGDASTIGDQRRKNPALTRGEQEYVDELLANLSAYPAYYAHMGVINRAGPQAPDLSAPEPVDPDELRGRIDGGEWVVDLRGRTAFAAGHLAGTYGFELSGSFVNYLGWLYAWGAPLTLIGDDARQVAEAQRELARIGIDRLTGSATGDIRALASGEELRAYRVAAFEDLVDVLGDEVLADGAVVLDVRQPGEFDAGHVRGAVNVALHELPERIDELPEDRELWIHCASGYRASIAAALLDRQRRRVVLIDDNYDNAEKLDITSDSA, encoded by the coding sequence ATGAGGGGGGCGGACCGCGGCAAACGTCTCGTTGACGTGTCGGTGATCGAGACCTCGGGGCTGGGCGATCGCAGCTACCTGGTGAGCGACGGCGTGGTGGCCGTCGCCATCGACCCGCAGCGCGACATCGATCGAGTGCTGGAGTCGGCCGGCGACCTCCGCATCACCCACGTGCTGGAAACGCACATCCACAACGACTACGTGACCGGGGGCTTGGCGCTTGCCCTCGCGGTCGGCGCCGAATACGTCCTTCCCGCGGGCGAAGACGTCGAGTTCGCACGCCGGGCGGTCGGCGACGGCGACCGCATCGACAGCGGCGGCATCCACCTCGACGTGCTGCTGACACCGGGACACACCCACCACCATGTGAGCTACGTGCTCCGCGACGATGCCGGGGAAACCGTCGGTGTCTTCACCGGGGGATCGATGTTGTTCGGCAGTACGGGCAGAACCGACCTGGTCGGCGACGAGCACACCGGCGAACTGACCCGGCTGCAATACCATTCGGTCCGGCGCCTGGCCGACGAGCTGCCCGCGGCGACGGCGGTGTATCCCACCCACGGGTTCGGCAGCTTCTGTTCGGCCGCGCCCACCGACGGTGACGCCTCGACCATCGGTGATCAGCGCCGGAAGAACCCGGCGCTGACCCGGGGCGAGCAGGAGTACGTCGACGAGCTGTTGGCCAACCTGTCGGCCTACCCCGCCTACTACGCGCACATGGGCGTCATCAACAGGGCCGGCCCGCAGGCACCGGATTTGTCCGCGCCCGAACCCGTCGACCCCGATGAGCTCCGCGGGCGGATCGACGGCGGCGAATGGGTGGTCGACCTGCGCGGGCGAACGGCGTTCGCGGCCGGGCACCTCGCCGGCACTTACGGATTCGAGCTGTCCGGATCCTTCGTCAACTACCTCGGCTGGCTGTACGCGTGGGGCGCACCGCTGACCCTCATCGGAGACGATGCCCGACAGGTCGCCGAGGCCCAGCGCGAACTGGCCCGCATCGGCATCGACCGGCTCACCGGCAGCGCCACCGGCGACATCCGCGCGCTGGCCAGCGGTGAGGAGCTGCGGGCTTACCGGGTCGCCGCGTTCGAGGACCTCGTCGACGTGCTCGGCGACGAGGTCCTCGCAGACGGGGCGGTCGTACTCGACGTGCGCCAGCCGGGCGAATTCGACGCCGGCCACGTGCGCGGCGCGGTCAACGTCGCCCTGCACGAACTGCCCGAGCGCATCGACGAGCTTCCCGAGGACCGCGAGCTGTGGATCCATTGCGCCAGCGGTTACCGCGCGTCGATCGCGGCCGCGCTGCTGGACCGGCAGCGTCGCCGTGTCGTCCTGATCGACGACAACTACGACAACGCCGAAAAGCTGGACATCACGTCCGATTCAGCGTGA
- a CDS encoding rhodanese-like domain-containing protein yields MNAPTADVITSIELRELLESHRDAPRIVDVRTPAEFETAHIPGSHNVPLDVLDKHTAETAARLEYRDVVLVCRSGQRSTRAQTLLRNAGVTGGRILEGGVTDWEGRGFVLDRGVQRWDLERQVRLVAGSVVLSSVLGSVAVPRLKWVAAAIGGGLTFAALTNTCAMATALAKLPYNRGATPDPESTLARLGAQ; encoded by the coding sequence ATGAATGCACCCACCGCCGACGTGATTACGTCGATCGAGCTTCGCGAGCTGCTCGAGTCGCACCGCGACGCCCCGCGCATCGTCGATGTGCGTACCCCCGCGGAATTCGAGACCGCACACATCCCCGGGTCCCACAACGTGCCACTCGACGTGCTGGACAAGCACACCGCCGAAACCGCCGCGCGCCTCGAGTACCGCGACGTCGTCCTGGTGTGTCGCTCGGGACAACGTTCGACCCGGGCGCAAACGCTGTTGCGGAATGCGGGAGTGACCGGCGGACGCATCCTTGAAGGCGGCGTCACCGATTGGGAGGGCCGGGGTTTCGTGCTCGACCGCGGCGTGCAGCGCTGGGACCTCGAACGTCAGGTGCGCCTCGTCGCGGGATCGGTTGTGCTGTCCTCGGTTCTGGGCAGCGTGGCCGTGCCGCGGCTCAAATGGGTGGCCGCTGCGATAGGCGGCGGGCTGACCTTTGCGGCCCTGACCAACACGTGCGCGATGGCGACGGCGTTGGCCAAGTTGCCGTACAACCGGGGCGCGACGCCGGATCCCGAGTCGACCCTGGCGCGACTCGGCGCTCAGTGA
- a CDS encoding CAP domain-containing protein — protein MTTRICAGALPAGVFLWGAAAVAAPAAHADNKRLNSAVVSAVYTMQHQVGCTNDVIRNNALTLAAEWHAEDMINNRNINDDIGSDGSTPQDRANAAGFAGKAAETVAINPAIAISSLELVNQWYYNPDDMAIIRDCANTNIGVWSDNSLDRTVVVAVYGQPAARPR, from the coding sequence ATGACGACCCGCATTTGCGCCGGCGCGTTGCCCGCCGGCGTGTTCCTGTGGGGCGCGGCCGCTGTGGCCGCGCCCGCGGCGCACGCCGACAACAAGCGGCTGAACAGCGCCGTCGTCTCCGCCGTCTACACCATGCAGCACCAGGTGGGCTGCACGAACGACGTCATCCGGAACAACGCGCTCACGCTGGCCGCCGAATGGCACGCGGAAGACATGATCAACAACCGAAACATCAACGACGACATCGGGTCGGACGGGTCGACGCCGCAGGACCGGGCCAACGCCGCCGGCTTTGCCGGGAAGGCCGCCGAGACGGTGGCAATCAACCCTGCCATCGCCATCAGCAGCCTCGAACTGGTCAACCAGTGGTATTACAACCCCGACGACATGGCGATCATCCGCGACTGCGCCAACACCAACATCGGGGTGTGGTCGGACAACAGCCTGGACCGAACCGTCGTCGTGGCCGTGTACGGGCAGCCCGCCGCACGTCCCCGCTGA
- a CDS encoding Mce protein: MADEPEYPDIDEKVGETTEITADDTDPEGDESAAPPARWRDRLTRRRLSDVGPALVAGAVVVAALAGLTGWLGYHAYQKHEAQARRDSFVRTARQAAVNLTTINYTEADADVQRILDGATGAFRDDFEQRSKPFVEVVKAAQSKSEGTVTDAGLESQHGDAAQVLVAVAVKSRTAGGEEAPREWRMRIEVRSVGDDTKVSNVVFVP, translated from the coding sequence ATGGCCGACGAACCCGAATACCCCGATATCGATGAAAAGGTCGGTGAGACAACGGAGATAACGGCGGACGACACCGACCCCGAGGGGGACGAATCCGCGGCGCCGCCGGCCCGGTGGCGGGATCGGCTGACCCGTCGGCGGCTTTCCGACGTCGGGCCGGCGTTGGTGGCCGGCGCGGTCGTCGTCGCGGCGCTGGCCGGACTGACCGGCTGGCTCGGCTACCACGCCTACCAGAAGCACGAGGCCCAGGCCCGGCGTGATTCGTTCGTCCGGACCGCCCGCCAGGCCGCGGTGAACCTGACGACGATCAATTACACCGAGGCCGACGCCGACGTGCAGCGCATCCTCGATGGAGCCACCGGGGCGTTCCGCGACGACTTCGAGCAGCGGTCCAAGCCGTTCGTCGAGGTAGTCAAGGCGGCCCAGTCCAAATCGGAGGGCACGGTCACCGATGCGGGGCTGGAATCCCAGCACGGCGACGCCGCGCAGGTGTTGGTCGCGGTCGCGGTGAAGTCGCGGACCGCCGGCGGGGAAGAGGCGCCGCGGGAGTGGCGGATGCGCATCGAGGTGCGCTCGGTCGGGGATGACACCAAGGTGTCGAACGTGGTGTTCGTGCCATGA
- a CDS encoding MCE family protein, whose translation MLRLNRRTWIQLAVLSLVTVVSCGAMAFNFMKLPETLFGIGEYNVTVDLPASGGLYKTSVVTYRGTDIGQVKSVDVTATGVRAVLALRSGVKVPSDVQASVHSRSAIGEQYIELTPQPSKDGGQSRPLRAGDVIPAGRVDVPVDIGHLLDLTNKALQAIPRDNLRTVIDEADRAVSGLGPELSRIVDGSTALAIAGGRTADPLAALIDQSPAVLKSQVQTSDAIGTWSNRTAAIMAQFKAQDAAVRDLLTQGGSGLEEGRALFDRVAPAVPVLMANLVSLGDIAVVYRHDIEQILVLLPQGIAVMSAALVPNLNSKQEYRGFYLDFNLNLNSPPPCTTGFLPPPQRRSPADVDAPDRPAADLYCRVPQDSELNVRGARNIPCETKPWKRAPTVELCESDEEYVPLNDGYNWKGDPNATYSGQGVPQYPPGQDPRLPPPRGTAPPPAPLAVATYDPANGDYIGPDGHRYTESDLAHPRAKDWQSLLVPQP comes from the coding sequence ATGCTGCGCCTGAACCGCCGGACGTGGATCCAGCTGGCCGTTCTGTCCCTGGTCACCGTGGTGTCCTGTGGCGCAATGGCGTTCAACTTCATGAAGTTGCCCGAGACCTTGTTCGGCATCGGGGAGTACAACGTCACGGTGGACCTGCCCGCGTCGGGCGGGCTCTACAAGACCTCGGTCGTCACCTACCGCGGCACCGACATCGGCCAGGTCAAGTCGGTCGACGTCACCGCGACGGGGGTGCGTGCGGTGCTCGCCCTGCGGTCGGGCGTCAAGGTCCCCTCCGACGTGCAGGCGTCGGTGCACAGCCGCTCGGCGATCGGTGAGCAGTACATCGAGCTGACTCCCCAGCCGAGCAAGGACGGGGGACAGTCCCGGCCGCTGCGCGCCGGCGACGTCATCCCGGCCGGCCGGGTCGACGTTCCCGTCGACATCGGACACCTGCTCGACCTGACCAATAAGGCGCTGCAGGCGATTCCGCGCGACAACCTGCGCACGGTGATCGACGAGGCCGACCGCGCCGTCAGTGGACTCGGCCCCGAGCTGTCCCGCATCGTCGACGGGTCCACGGCGCTGGCCATCGCGGGGGGACGCACCGCCGACCCGCTCGCCGCCCTGATCGATCAGTCGCCCGCGGTCCTGAAGTCCCAGGTGCAGACGTCGGACGCAATCGGCACGTGGTCCAATCGCACCGCGGCCATCATGGCGCAGTTCAAGGCTCAGGACGCTGCGGTGCGAGACCTGTTGACCCAGGGCGGTTCCGGGCTCGAAGAGGGTCGCGCGCTGTTCGATCGGGTGGCGCCGGCCGTCCCGGTGTTGATGGCCAACCTGGTGAGCCTCGGCGACATCGCGGTGGTCTACCGCCACGACATCGAGCAGATCCTGGTGCTGCTCCCGCAGGGTATCGCGGTGATGTCTGCGGCGCTGGTGCCCAACCTGAACAGCAAGCAGGAATATCGCGGCTTCTACCTGGATTTCAACCTCAACCTGAACTCGCCCCCACCCTGCACCACCGGTTTCCTGCCGCCCCCGCAGCGTCGCTCCCCGGCCGACGTCGACGCCCCGGACCGGCCGGCGGCCGACTTGTATTGCCGTGTTCCGCAGGATTCCGAGCTCAATGTGCGGGGGGCGCGCAACATTCCCTGCGAGACGAAGCCGTGGAAGCGGGCCCCCACCGTCGAACTCTGCGAGAGTGACGAGGAGTACGTGCCACTCAACGACGGCTACAACTGGAAGGGCGACCCGAACGCCACCTACAGCGGCCAAGGCGTGCCCCAGTACCCGCCCGGCCAGGATCCGCGGCTGCCGCCGCCGCGCGGCACCGCGCCGCCACCCGCGCCGCTGGCGGTCGCGACCTATGACCCGGCCAATGGTGACTACATCGGGCCGGACGGGCACCGCTACACCGAGTCAGACCTGGCGCACCCGCGCGCCAAGGACTGGCAGTCACTTCTTGTCCCGCAACCGTGA
- a CDS encoding MCE family protein codes for MRRALAAALGVVCVAALPGCEWRGLNSFKLPGTAGGGPGAYTIQAQLPDVVTIQQNTRVRVDDVNVGNVTRIELQDWHALVTMRIDGDVRLPANSTAKLGQTSLLGSMHIELAPPKDEPPVGRLQNGSVIPLSRASMYPTTEQTLASVSILLNGGGIGQLQEINQAIAKAFGGRENDMRSLLGQLDEFIKGTNAQTDDIIAAAESLDSLAGQFADKDPVVDKALMTVPKALAILAQERTKIADAIDQLGKFSAIAADTIHQSKESLVNNLRNIAPVLRSLADSGPALTKGLDGLATYPWPTSTVTNWFRGDYANLTMIVDLTLSRIDTSLFTGSRWEGNLTELELQWGRTIGMQPSPVTGGNPLTFPYHNGGY; via the coding sequence GTGAGACGCGCGTTAGCCGCCGCGCTCGGCGTCGTCTGCGTCGCCGCGCTGCCCGGATGCGAGTGGCGGGGCCTGAACTCGTTCAAGCTCCCGGGCACCGCGGGTGGGGGACCGGGCGCGTACACGATCCAGGCGCAGCTGCCCGACGTCGTCACGATCCAGCAGAACACCCGCGTTCGGGTCGACGACGTCAACGTCGGCAACGTCACCAGGATCGAGCTTCAGGACTGGCATGCGCTGGTGACCATGCGCATCGACGGCGATGTGCGCCTGCCGGCCAATTCCACGGCCAAGCTCGGGCAGACCAGCCTGCTCGGCTCGATGCACATCGAACTCGCGCCCCCCAAGGACGAGCCGCCGGTCGGGCGACTGCAGAACGGGTCGGTGATCCCGTTGTCGCGCGCGAGCATGTATCCGACCACCGAGCAGACCCTGGCATCGGTGTCAATCCTGTTGAACGGCGGTGGGATCGGGCAGCTGCAGGAGATCAACCAGGCGATCGCCAAAGCGTTCGGCGGCCGGGAGAACGACATGCGCAGCCTGCTCGGCCAGCTCGACGAGTTCATCAAAGGCACCAACGCGCAGACCGACGACATCATCGCCGCCGCCGAGAGCCTCGACTCGCTGGCCGGACAGTTCGCCGACAAGGACCCCGTGGTCGACAAGGCGCTCATGACGGTGCCCAAGGCGCTGGCGATCCTGGCCCAGGAGCGCACCAAGATCGCCGATGCGATCGACCAGCTGGGCAAGTTCAGCGCCATCGCGGCCGACACCATCCACCAGAGCAAGGAATCGCTGGTCAACAACCTGCGCAACATCGCACCGGTGCTGCGGTCACTCGCCGACTCCGGGCCGGCGCTCACCAAGGGGCTCGATGGCCTGGCCACCTATCCATGGCCGACGTCCACGGTGACCAATTGGTTCCGCGGCGACTACGCCAACCTCACGATGATCGTCGATTTGACCCTGAGCCGCATCGACACCTCACTGTTCACGGGTTCACGCTGGGAGGGGAACCTCACCGAACTCGAGCTGCAGTGGGGACGCACGATCGGCATGCAGCCGAGCCCGGTCACGGGGGGCAACCCGCTGACGTTCCCCTATCACAACGGGGGTTACTGA
- a CDS encoding MCE family protein has protein sequence MSRRTLRRATAVTLAVTLAAASFLVGKKFWNDVEKNTYSAYFTEANGLFVGDEIRILGVPVGVVDKIEPQPASSKVTFSVEKQYSVPADARAAILSPSLVTPRAIQLVPAYSNGPKLSPGASIPLGRTAVPVEWDDFRKQLEKLTDALQPTAPGGVNSAGEFINSAADNLRGQGDTARDTVIKLSQAISALGDHADDIFSTVRNLQLLVSALYSSSDLLASFNQNLASVTTILSNSPNEVANAVKGLDGALADLRDFLAENRESVGVTFDRLSSITTALNDSRADIKQILHVVPTVFQNFMNIYQPAQSAMSGILALNNFADIPQWICSSIEAAARARLDRVSKLCLQYVNPIIKNRIYNYIPVGINPFVGTQARPNEITYSEDSLRPGYTPPPPPEAPQPSQAPPPAVLDNQPQPGQAPPDTNVSSTQVLQNLMLPTGTP, from the coding sequence ATGAGCCGACGCACCCTGCGCCGGGCGACCGCCGTCACCCTGGCCGTGACGCTGGCCGCGGCGTCCTTCCTGGTCGGCAAGAAATTCTGGAACGACGTCGAAAAGAACACCTACTCGGCGTACTTCACGGAGGCCAACGGATTGTTCGTCGGTGACGAGATCCGGATCCTCGGCGTCCCCGTCGGCGTGGTGGACAAGATCGAACCGCAGCCGGCGAGTTCCAAGGTGACGTTCTCCGTCGAGAAGCAATATTCGGTGCCGGCCGATGCGCGCGCCGCGATCCTGTCGCCGTCGTTGGTGACACCCCGCGCGATCCAGCTCGTCCCGGCCTACTCCAACGGCCCCAAGCTGAGCCCCGGGGCGTCGATCCCCCTGGGCCGCACCGCGGTTCCCGTCGAATGGGACGACTTCCGCAAGCAGCTGGAGAAGCTGACCGACGCCCTACAGCCGACGGCGCCCGGCGGCGTGAACTCGGCCGGCGAATTCATCAATTCGGCGGCGGACAACCTGCGCGGCCAGGGAGACACCGCGCGGGACACGGTGATCAAACTGTCCCAGGCCATTTCGGCGCTCGGCGACCACGCGGACGACATCTTCAGCACGGTGCGCAATCTCCAGTTGCTGGTGTCGGCGCTGTATTCGAGCAGCGACCTGCTGGCCTCCTTCAACCAGAACCTGGCCAGCGTGACGACGATCCTGTCGAACAGCCCCAACGAAGTCGCCAACGCGGTAAAGGGCCTCGACGGGGCCCTGGCAGATCTGCGCGACTTCCTCGCCGAAAACCGGGAATCCGTGGGCGTCACGTTCGACCGGCTGAGTTCCATCACGACCGCCCTCAACGACAGCCGCGCGGACATCAAGCAGATCCTGCACGTCGTCCCGACGGTGTTCCAGAACTTCATGAACATCTATCAACCCGCGCAGAGCGCGATGAGCGGCATCCTCGCGCTGAACAACTTCGCCGACATACCGCAGTGGATCTGCAGCTCGATCGAGGCGGCCGCCCGGGCCCGGTTGGACCGGGTGTCGAAGCTGTGCCTGCAGTACGTCAACCCGATCATCAAAAACCGCATCTACAACTACATCCCGGTGGGAATCAACCCGTTCGTCGGCACTCAGGCCCGGCCGAACGAGATCACCTACAGCGAGGATTCGCTGCGCCCCGGGTACACGCCGCCCCCGCCGCCCGAGGCGCCGCAGCCTTCACAGGCGCCCCCGCCGGCGGTCCTCGACAACCAGCCGCAACCCGGTCAGGCGCCGCCGGATACCAACGTGAGCTCGACCCAGGTCCTGCAGAACCTGATGCTGCCGACGGGGACGCCGTGA
- a CDS encoding MCE family protein yields the protein MGTAILICVTVAAFQYDKLPFVKNTNDYAAYFSEAGGIKAGNTVRVSGLGVGRVSTIRLEGTKVRIGFTVRRGIELGDRTEAAIKTETILGSKMLELTSRGGGKLTGVIPLERTSSPYDLPVALGDLTTTVSGLDTNQLSSALTTLAETFKETPADLKPALQGVARFSQTLNNRDEQLRSLLGNANKVSGVLGRRSQQIASLVANSNALLAALLDERDSLDALMNNLTAVSHQISGLVNDNRTQLKPALDKLNGVLEILDNRKEDLQRTLPKFKRYAMSFGEVLGSGPFFKAYVANLIPGQLGGPTLDARMYDRPLDPDQKLPSEAVDPPTGTPPVPPESAPHPIWSQPPSPTPAPGPPPEPSPAPAGPGGQ from the coding sequence ATGGGCACCGCGATCCTGATCTGCGTGACCGTCGCCGCCTTCCAGTACGACAAGCTGCCGTTCGTCAAGAACACCAACGACTACGCCGCGTACTTCTCCGAGGCCGGTGGCATCAAGGCGGGCAACACGGTGCGGGTGTCCGGCCTGGGCGTCGGCCGGGTCTCGACGATCCGCCTGGAAGGCACCAAGGTTCGCATCGGCTTCACCGTCCGCAGGGGGATAGAGCTGGGCGACCGCACGGAGGCGGCGATCAAGACCGAGACGATCCTGGGCAGCAAGATGCTGGAGCTCACGTCCCGGGGCGGAGGCAAGCTGACGGGCGTCATCCCGCTGGAGCGCACCAGCTCGCCCTACGACCTCCCGGTTGCGCTGGGCGACCTCACCACCACCGTCAGCGGCCTCGACACCAACCAATTGTCCTCGGCGCTCACCACATTGGCCGAGACCTTCAAGGAGACGCCGGCCGATCTCAAGCCCGCGCTGCAGGGCGTGGCCCGGTTCTCGCAGACCCTTAACAACCGCGACGAACAACTCCGCAGCCTGTTGGGCAACGCCAACAAGGTCTCCGGTGTGCTGGGCCGGCGCAGTCAGCAGATCGCGAGCCTGGTGGCGAACTCCAACGCGTTGCTGGCGGCACTGCTCGACGAACGGGATTCGCTCGACGCGCTGATGAACAACCTGACCGCGGTGTCGCATCAAATCTCAGGGCTGGTCAACGACAACCGGACGCAGCTCAAGCCCGCCCTCGACAAGCTCAACGGCGTGCTCGAGATCCTCGACAACCGCAAGGAAGACCTGCAGCGGACGTTGCCGAAATTCAAGCGGTACGCGATGTCCTTCGGTGAAGTGCTGGGCTCCGGGCCGTTTTTCAAGGCGTACGTCGCCAACCTGATCCCGGGTCAGCTTGGCGGCCCGACCCTCGACGCCCGGATGTACGACCGGCCGCTGGACCCCGACCAGAAGCTGCCGTCCGAGGCAGTGGACCCGCCGACCGGTACGCCGCCCGTGCCGCCGGAGAGCGCGCCACACCCGATCTGGTCCCAGCCGCCCTCACCCACGCCGGCGCCGGGACCGCCGCCCGAGCCGAGCCCGGCGCCCGCCGGGCCCGGGGGGCAATGA
- a CDS encoding MCE family protein — protein MRRKMSGIVARVALFTAICLVFTFTLIAVFGQLRFEDRTGYQAVFTNISGLKSGNFVRIAGVEVGKVGDLTLHRDGTVTVGFSVDKGVRLTEGTKAVVRYENLIGDRYLALEEGPGSPHRLAPGATIPLARTSPALDIDALIGGFRPLFRALDPDQVNALSGELLRIFQGQGGTLASVLAQTSTLTSTLAGRSELIGELIKNLNTVLHTFAARDHEFSDGLDKLSALVDGLAQRKEDISTGLAYINAAAGSVTDLLVQARQPIKDVVHETDRMSGQVLADREYVDNLLKQLPDTYQVLARQGLNGDYFGFYFCEVLLKLNGKGGNPIYVKLLGQPSGRCTPK, from the coding sequence ATGAGACGAAAGATGTCCGGCATCGTCGCACGCGTCGCGCTGTTCACGGCGATCTGCCTGGTCTTCACGTTCACGCTGATCGCGGTGTTCGGGCAGCTGCGCTTCGAGGACCGCACCGGCTATCAGGCGGTCTTCACCAACATCTCCGGTCTGAAGTCCGGCAACTTCGTCCGCATCGCCGGGGTGGAGGTCGGCAAGGTCGGCGACCTGACGCTGCACCGCGACGGCACGGTCACCGTCGGCTTCTCGGTTGACAAGGGCGTCCGCCTCACCGAGGGCACCAAAGCGGTTGTGCGCTATGAGAACCTGATCGGCGATCGTTATCTCGCGCTCGAGGAGGGGCCCGGGTCGCCGCACCGGCTGGCGCCCGGCGCGACGATTCCGCTGGCGCGGACGTCACCCGCGCTGGACATCGATGCGCTGATCGGGGGCTTCCGCCCGCTGTTCCGCGCGCTGGATCCCGACCAGGTCAACGCGTTGTCCGGGGAGCTGCTGCGGATCTTCCAGGGGCAGGGGGGGACGCTCGCCTCGGTGCTGGCGCAGACCTCGACGCTGACGTCCACCCTGGCGGGGCGCAGCGAGTTGATCGGCGAGCTGATCAAGAACCTGAACACCGTGCTGCACACCTTCGCCGCGCGCGACCACGAGTTCTCCGACGGACTGGACAAGCTGTCCGCGCTTGTCGACGGCCTGGCGCAGCGCAAGGAGGACATCTCGACCGGGCTGGCATACATCAACGCGGCCGCGGGCTCGGTGACCGACCTGCTGGTGCAGGCGCGGCAGCCGATCAAGGACGTCGTGCACGAGACCGACCGGATGTCGGGCCAGGTGCTGGCCGACCGGGAGTATGTGGACAACCTGCTCAAGCAGCTTCCCGATACCTACCAGGTACTCGCCCGGCAGGGGCTCAACGGCGACTACTTCGGCTTCTACTTCTGCGAGGTGTTGCTGAAGCTGAACGGCAAGGGGGGCAACCCGATTTACGTCAAGCTGCTCGGTCAGCCGAGCGGGCGGTGCACGCCGAAATGA
- a CDS encoding MCE family protein — MSNHRSSEPGRRNRVRANKIDPIWLAPTLFILIGGLVALTAASFSGKFQDFVPLTLVSNRAGLVMETGAKVKLRGVEVGQVAAIGTDVKAAELQLKLQPNAFKYLPSNLEAEIKSTTAFGSKYVDLILPEHPSPTPLKPGAVLHSRNVTVEVNTVFENLQAVVQAIDPAKLNAILSAFAQSVRGKGERIGQAITDANDVLLTVNPRMDTIHRDWRMFGKTADIYSGAAQDILSILDSAATTSSTLTENQRSLDTLLLSAAGLSQAGINVIGRNEANIVQSVNLLDPTMALLDKYSPTFTCLFQGAQWYVDHGGRDMLGGNGYSFIMDAGLLFGDDPYRYPKHLPKVNATGGPGGHPSCGSLPDPSANFPVRALVTDTGWGGAPNEIRTNVAAGNPWWSNYFPTTKNPPEAPRYFFRGGQPPP, encoded by the coding sequence ATGAGCAACCACCGCAGCAGTGAACCCGGCAGGAGAAACAGGGTCCGCGCGAACAAGATAGATCCGATCTGGTTGGCGCCGACGTTGTTCATCCTGATCGGCGGCCTGGTCGCGCTGACCGCCGCGTCGTTCTCCGGCAAATTCCAAGATTTCGTCCCGCTCACGCTGGTGTCGAACCGGGCGGGCCTGGTTATGGAAACCGGTGCCAAGGTCAAGCTGCGCGGCGTGGAGGTGGGACAGGTCGCTGCCATCGGCACCGACGTGAAAGCGGCTGAGCTGCAATTGAAGTTGCAACCCAACGCATTCAAGTACCTGCCGAGCAACCTCGAGGCCGAGATCAAGTCGACCACCGCTTTCGGATCCAAATACGTCGACCTGATCCTTCCCGAGCACCCGAGTCCCACACCGTTGAAGCCCGGCGCGGTGCTGCATTCCCGCAACGTCACCGTCGAGGTGAACACGGTCTTCGAGAATCTGCAGGCCGTGGTCCAGGCCATCGACCCGGCCAAGCTGAACGCGATCCTCTCGGCGTTCGCGCAGTCGGTGCGGGGCAAGGGTGAACGGATCGGGCAGGCGATCACCGATGCGAACGACGTCCTGCTGACCGTCAACCCCCGGATGGACACGATCCACCGGGACTGGCGGATGTTCGGCAAGACGGCGGACATCTATTCCGGTGCGGCGCAGGACATTCTGTCGATCCTCGACTCGGCGGCGACCACCAGCTCCACGCTCACCGAAAACCAGCGGTCCCTCGACACGCTGTTGTTGTCTGCGGCGGGCCTCAGTCAGGCCGGAATCAACGTCATCGGCCGCAACGAAGCCAACATCGTGCAGTCGGTCAACCTGCTCGATCCGACCATGGCGCTGCTCGACAAGTACTCACCGACGTTCACGTGCTTGTTCCAGGGTGCGCAGTGGTACGTGGACCATGGTGGCCGGGACATGTTGGGCGGCAACGGTTATTCGTTCATCATGGATGCCGGCCTGCTGTTCGGCGACGACCCGTATCGGTACCCGAAACACCTGCCCAAGGTGAACGCGACCGGCGGTCCGGGCGGCCACCCCAGCTGCGGTTCGCTGCCGGACCCGAGCGCCAACTTCCCGGTGCGCGCGCTGGTCACCGACACGGGGTGGGGCGGCGCCCCGAACGAGATCCGCACCAACGTCGCGGCCGGCAACCCCTGGTGGTCGAACTACTTCCCGACCACCAAGAATCCGCCCGAGGCGCCGCGCTACTTCTTCCGCGGGGGGCAGCCACCCCCATGA